In the genome of Coraliomargarita algicola, one region contains:
- a CDS encoding TOTE conflict system archaeo-eukaryotic primase domain-containing protein, producing the protein MAFPHQHSFSGLNYHSAPEDKIACFRSLFRGRTDVFPQRFESVRTGRAGYSPACSNEWVRGICEKPRIKCSNCPHQDWIPINDRLIAWHLSGKDASGQTFVMGVYPMLLDETCHFLAIDLDGIGWQDDASALITVLRKLALPIALERSRSGNGAHLWLFFERAIPAIQARRLGTHILTEALDLRPEMGLSSYDRMFPNQDTLPKGGFGNLIALPLQKAARNTGNSVFLNDTFEPFDDQWKFLGQLNRIPPETVTQIVSSAEHTRRILPVRIAPNEEFALTPWQAPPSRQQQEPPISGTLPDSLEIVLSDKIYIPKNNLPPSLRNRILHLAAFQNPEFYKAQAMRLPTYDKPRVIACAEAHQEHIALPRGCLDDLKTLLRKCNIRYRRKDLRNKGTPLNLAFSGELRPDQTTAAKALLPHEMGVLAATTAFGKTVLAAWLIAERGVNTLILVHRQQLMLQWVERLSQFLDIPEKSIGRLGGGRRKLKGQVDIALIQSLVRKDVVDDRIADYGHLIVDECHHLSAQSFERAVSRAKAKYVLGLSATIERKDGHHPIILMQCGPIRHRVHAKDQAAARPFQHHVIVRPTRFRPIHEPEDDARIEFQQLCQALIEDSERNRLIINDVVRSVSDGRSPLIITERTEHLEYLTKLLELYNIRYICLQGGMGKKRLAEALTQLEPDAASQRPAVVLATGRFVGEGFDDSQLDTLFVTMPVSWRGTIAQYAGRLHRLHESKKVVQIYDYADLDTSMLARMFNKRCAGYEAVGYSILLPASALPGWPQSVPLPVDPAWKKDYSGSVKRLIQDGVDEPLAELFMHAAQAPDDVTRARSASEAFLHKRLESLDLTKGYFQLNVELPIPFNQRSRMEVDFLCEPLKLVIELDGSQHLKDAAAWRSDRRKDLLLQRNNYLVMRFLTLDISKELNAVLDSIITTVQFRKRQIREDKH; encoded by the coding sequence ATGGCATTTCCTCATCAGCATTCTTTTTCTGGCTTAAATTACCACTCAGCACCTGAGGATAAGATTGCATGTTTCCGCTCTCTGTTTCGGGGACGTACGGATGTGTTTCCACAGCGCTTTGAAAGTGTTCGCACTGGTCGGGCAGGCTACTCGCCTGCTTGTAGCAATGAATGGGTGCGAGGTATTTGCGAGAAGCCGCGCATCAAATGCTCCAATTGTCCTCACCAAGATTGGATTCCAATTAATGACCGACTAATCGCTTGGCATCTTTCGGGCAAGGACGCGAGTGGGCAAACTTTTGTAATGGGCGTGTATCCCATGCTGCTGGATGAGACCTGCCACTTTTTGGCAATCGATCTAGACGGCATTGGTTGGCAGGACGATGCGTCCGCTCTAATCACAGTGCTGCGAAAACTAGCCTTACCGATTGCACTGGAACGTTCGCGCTCAGGCAATGGAGCCCATCTGTGGTTATTCTTTGAGCGCGCGATTCCAGCGATCCAAGCGAGGCGACTGGGAACCCACATACTGACCGAAGCATTAGACTTACGGCCAGAGATGGGCCTGTCTTCCTACGACCGTATGTTTCCGAATCAAGATACACTACCCAAGGGTGGCTTTGGTAATTTGATCGCACTGCCTTTGCAAAAAGCTGCTCGAAATACTGGCAACTCGGTATTCTTAAACGACACTTTTGAGCCATTCGATGATCAATGGAAATTTCTTGGACAATTGAATCGGATTCCACCGGAAACAGTCACGCAGATCGTTTCAAGTGCAGAGCACACACGTCGCATTTTGCCTGTACGTATCGCACCAAATGAAGAGTTTGCCCTCACACCTTGGCAAGCCCCGCCTTCCCGTCAGCAGCAAGAGCCTCCGATTTCTGGCACATTGCCAGACAGCCTCGAAATAGTGCTTTCCGATAAAATCTATATACCGAAGAACAATTTACCGCCCTCTCTGCGTAACCGCATCCTCCACTTAGCCGCATTTCAAAACCCAGAATTTTATAAAGCGCAGGCAATGCGTCTACCCACCTACGATAAACCTCGTGTCATTGCATGCGCAGAAGCGCACCAGGAACATATCGCATTGCCCCGTGGCTGCTTAGACGATTTGAAAACTCTCTTACGAAAGTGTAACATTCGCTACAGACGTAAAGACTTACGAAACAAAGGGACTCCCTTGAATCTCGCTTTCTCTGGCGAATTACGACCTGATCAAACCACTGCAGCGAAAGCTCTGCTTCCACATGAAATGGGCGTGTTAGCCGCCACCACAGCATTTGGAAAAACTGTTTTAGCCGCATGGTTGATCGCAGAACGAGGTGTAAATACACTCATCCTCGTGCACCGCCAGCAACTCATGCTACAATGGGTCGAACGGCTCTCCCAATTTCTCGATATTCCTGAAAAGTCTATAGGTCGCCTCGGTGGTGGACGACGCAAACTCAAAGGGCAGGTTGATATCGCTCTCATCCAAAGTCTGGTGCGCAAGGATGTTGTGGATGATCGCATTGCGGATTATGGACATTTAATCGTAGATGAGTGCCATCACCTATCAGCTCAGAGTTTTGAACGAGCAGTGAGCCGAGCGAAGGCTAAATACGTCCTGGGACTCTCCGCTACCATTGAACGAAAAGACGGACATCACCCTATCATCTTAATGCAGTGTGGGCCAATTCGACACCGAGTGCATGCAAAAGACCAAGCTGCGGCACGCCCCTTCCAACACCATGTTATCGTGCGCCCAACTCGCTTCCGCCCGATCCATGAACCTGAAGATGATGCCCGCATCGAATTTCAACAACTCTGCCAAGCTCTGATCGAAGATTCAGAACGCAACCGTCTGATTATAAATGATGTAGTCCGATCCGTAAGCGATGGCCGCTCGCCACTAATCATCACGGAACGAACCGAACATTTGGAATATCTCACCAAGCTGCTGGAGCTATACAACATACGCTATATTTGTTTGCAGGGCGGCATGGGCAAAAAGCGCTTAGCCGAAGCCCTGACACAACTGGAGCCGGATGCTGCCTCGCAGCGACCCGCTGTAGTTTTAGCGACCGGACGCTTCGTCGGAGAAGGCTTCGACGATTCGCAACTCGATACACTCTTCGTAACCATGCCAGTTTCCTGGCGCGGAACGATCGCCCAATATGCCGGTCGACTTCATCGTTTACATGAGAGCAAAAAGGTCGTTCAGATTTACGATTATGCAGATTTAGACACCTCAATGCTCGCACGAATGTTCAACAAACGCTGTGCTGGCTACGAAGCAGTGGGCTACTCAATTTTGTTACCGGCAAGTGCACTCCCAGGCTGGCCACAGAGCGTGCCCTTACCCGTCGATCCCGCTTGGAAAAAGGATTATTCAGGCAGCGTAAAACGCCTGATACAAGACGGTGTCGATGAACCACTGGCAGAGCTCTTCATGCACGCAGCACAAGCTCCAGATGATGTTACGCGCGCTCGGAGCGCCTCGGAAGCCTTCCTTCACAAACGACTAGAATCTTTAGATCTCACAAAAGGGTATTTTCAGCTCAATGTAGAATTACCCATCCCTTTCAATCAACGCAGTCGCATGGAAGTCGATTTTCTATGTGAACCACTCAAATTAGTAATCGAACTAGACGGCTCACAACACCTAAAAGACGCAGCCGCATGGCGCAGCGATCGACGTAAGGACCTCCTACTGCAGCGAAACAACTATCTGGTCATGCGCTTTTTGACCCTCGATATTTCCAAAGAGCTAAACGCAGTCTTAGACTCCATTATAACGACAGTCCAATTCCGCAAACGACAAATCCGCGAGGATAAGCACTGA
- a CDS encoding transposase: MRTKRITAQGTGIYHCMSRTVNGQALFKLREMEVLRKMIHQVADFSGVEVLTYCLMNNHFHVLVRVCPEAQVSDSELMRRYRVLYAKPS, encoded by the coding sequence ATGCGAACGAAACGGATCACGGCTCAAGGCACGGGGATTTACCACTGTATGTCCCGCACTGTGAATGGGCAGGCGCTTTTTAAACTGAGAGAAATGGAGGTCTTGCGAAAGATGATCCATCAGGTTGCAGATTTTTCGGGTGTCGAAGTGCTCACTTATTGCTTGATGAACAATCACTTCCATGTGCTGGTTCGTGTCTGTCCAGAAGCCCAGGTCTCCGACTCGGAACTGATGCGACGCTATCGGGTGCTCTATGCGAAGCCTTCCTGA
- a CDS encoding ComF family protein: MSRFPLGRQMLDVFFPRSCVHCGDAVEDSDYQFLCRDCSRELFLSKPPTCTTCGYPFFGMLAGPRTCPHCVELNPLFEQGKTLFLAKGPARSLIHELKYKSGFYVLQDVQTMIASAPYYRDYFKGSILVPVPLHATKERERGFNQSRVIAEALLQATEALEVQNMLLRRLYTQTQTRLSRSDRHQNVKNAFALVTDAVVIPNQTYILIDDVFTTGSTLNACAAVLRGAGVDSIKVATLGHG; encoded by the coding sequence ATGTCACGGTTTCCCTTAGGGCGGCAGATGCTGGATGTGTTTTTCCCGCGTAGTTGTGTGCATTGTGGCGATGCGGTGGAGGATTCGGATTATCAGTTTCTTTGCCGGGATTGTAGCCGGGAGCTCTTTCTCTCTAAGCCGCCGACTTGCACGACTTGTGGCTACCCTTTCTTTGGCATGCTGGCGGGGCCACGGACTTGTCCGCATTGTGTGGAGTTGAACCCGCTGTTTGAACAGGGGAAGACTTTGTTTTTGGCGAAGGGGCCGGCGCGCTCACTGATTCATGAACTTAAATATAAGTCTGGTTTTTATGTGCTGCAGGATGTGCAGACGATGATCGCGTCCGCGCCTTACTATCGGGACTACTTTAAGGGGTCGATCTTGGTCCCAGTGCCCTTGCACGCTACGAAAGAACGGGAGCGGGGCTTTAATCAGAGTCGTGTGATTGCGGAGGCTTTGTTGCAGGCGACGGAGGCGCTTGAGGTGCAAAATATGTTGCTCCGAAGGCTCTATACTCAGACGCAAACGCGCCTGAGTCGAAGTGACCGTCACCAAAATGTAAAAAATGCCTTTGCTTTGGTAACCGATGCGGTTGTAATTCCGAATCAAACATATATTCTGATCGATGACGTGTTCACTACGGGGTCGACGCTTAATGCTTGTGCCGCCGTCCTTCGCGGGGCAGGTGTTGATTCAATCAAAGTCGCGACTCTCGGACACGGATAG
- the accD gene encoding acetyl-CoA carboxylase, carboxyltransferase subunit beta: MALFGKPQYSTVTVKKKDIPKDLWTKCPKTGEIIYNRVLKENLMVVPSSGYHFPLKARDRIASMLDEGTFEEMDMGVHSLDPLEFNATSSYPEKLKQNQDKTKETDTVISGMGTMGGMPVSIAVMDFRFMAASLGSAAGEKITRAIERGVEKKCPVIIVSASGGARMQEGILSLMQLAKTSAALAKLSEAGLPYFSILTNPTMAGVMASYASLGDVIIAEPEALIGFAGPRVIKETTQQDLPAGFQTSEFLLEHGLVDLIIPRGEMRDRMINLIKALYGSKKSA, from the coding sequence ATGGCACTCTTTGGAAAACCTCAGTACTCGACCGTCACCGTTAAGAAAAAGGACATCCCTAAGGATCTTTGGACGAAATGCCCGAAGACGGGCGAGATCATTTACAACCGTGTATTGAAGGAAAATTTGATGGTGGTGCCAAGCAGTGGCTACCACTTCCCACTTAAAGCACGTGATCGTATCGCTTCTATGCTGGATGAGGGGACTTTCGAAGAGATGGACATGGGGGTGCATTCGCTGGATCCTTTGGAATTTAACGCGACTTCTTCGTATCCTGAAAAGTTGAAACAGAATCAGGATAAGACGAAGGAGACGGATACGGTCATTTCTGGCATGGGCACAATGGGGGGCATGCCGGTGAGTATCGCGGTGATGGATTTCCGCTTTATGGCGGCTAGCTTGGGTTCGGCAGCGGGTGAGAAAATCACGCGTGCGATTGAGCGTGGCGTGGAAAAGAAGTGTCCTGTCATTATCGTTTCCGCTTCGGGGGGCGCTCGTATGCAGGAGGGGATTTTAAGTTTAATGCAATTGGCGAAGACCAGTGCTGCGCTTGCGAAGTTAAGTGAGGCGGGACTTCCTTATTTCTCAATTTTGACGAATCCGACGATGGCGGGTGTGATGGCTAGTTACGCATCGTTGGGGGATGTGATTATCGCGGAACCCGAAGCGTTGATCGGCTTTGCGGGTCCGCGTGTGATCAAGGAAACCACGCAGCAGGATTTGCCGGCTGGCTTTCAAACATCTGAGTTTTTACTTGAGCATGGTTTGGTCGATTTGATCATTCCTCGTGGTGAAATGCGCGACCGTATGATTAATTTAATTAAGGCGCTCTACGGCTCTAAGAAGTCGGCGTAG
- a CDS encoding folylpolyglutamate synthase/dihydrofolate synthase family protein, with amino-acid sequence MSQYTNTLDYLYALKNRGSKYGIDRMRLLVEALGHPERQFPVIHVAGTNGKGSVCAMLEALYRDNGYRTGFFSSPHLVHLGERAQVNRQILSEAEIVRYTEQLKPIAAELGRDDPELHPTFFEFVAAMAFQRFATEAVDIGIIETGLGGRLDATNVVDPALSIITTISLDHTEMLGDTLAAIAGEKAGIIKAGKPVLMGKLPAEAEAVVRQVAEERGCPFYALTDRFPEGSTLPCTNLAGSFQRWNAALAVYATEILAEQFPLQSTQALSHVDWAGRWQVLELDGRQLILDASHNPEGVAALEENLAKLVKAEGCEPIMIAGTLGEDRARSLMSVVGRYADELYLVAAQQERATPTAFLKSCLERDAVETDLTALFPTPGRCAIGEPGDTVVLTGSLYLIGEVLERIQGRAKLAGSGLQDKV; translated from the coding sequence ATGTCTCAATACACCAACACCCTCGACTATCTCTATGCGCTGAAGAATCGTGGTTCTAAGTATGGAATTGATCGGATGCGGCTTTTGGTGGAGGCGCTGGGCCACCCGGAGCGGCAATTTCCGGTGATTCATGTGGCGGGGACCAATGGTAAGGGCTCGGTGTGTGCGATGCTGGAGGCGCTTTATCGGGATAATGGTTATCGCACGGGGTTTTTTAGTTCGCCGCACTTGGTGCATTTGGGCGAGCGGGCGCAGGTGAATCGGCAGATTCTTTCGGAGGCTGAAATTGTGCGCTATACGGAGCAGTTAAAGCCGATCGCTGCGGAACTGGGGCGGGATGACCCGGAGCTACATCCGACTTTTTTTGAATTTGTGGCGGCAATGGCTTTTCAACGCTTTGCAACGGAAGCTGTGGACATTGGGATCATTGAGACGGGCCTCGGTGGTCGTTTGGACGCTACAAATGTGGTGGATCCTGCACTGTCGATTATCACAACGATCAGCTTGGACCATACAGAAATGTTGGGCGATACGCTGGCGGCGATTGCGGGTGAAAAGGCGGGCATTATTAAGGCCGGCAAGCCGGTGTTGATGGGCAAATTACCTGCGGAGGCGGAAGCTGTCGTTCGTCAGGTGGCTGAAGAGCGTGGTTGTCCGTTTTATGCATTGACAGATCGTTTCCCGGAGGGATCTACCCTGCCCTGCACAAATCTTGCGGGCAGTTTTCAGCGTTGGAATGCGGCCTTGGCGGTCTATGCGACGGAGATCCTGGCGGAGCAGTTTCCGCTACAATCGACGCAGGCGCTCTCGCATGTAGATTGGGCGGGGCGCTGGCAGGTGCTCGAGTTGGATGGGCGGCAATTGATCCTAGATGCCTCACATAACCCTGAAGGCGTGGCTGCGCTGGAGGAAAACTTGGCTAAGTTGGTCAAGGCTGAGGGGTGCGAACCGATTATGATCGCTGGGACATTGGGCGAAGATCGTGCCCGCAGTTTAATGTCAGTGGTCGGCCGTTATGCGGATGAATTGTATTTGGTGGCAGCTCAACAAGAACGGGCAACGCCTACTGCTTTTTTAAAGAGCTGTCTTGAGCGCGATGCGGTGGAAACGGACCTTACGGCCCTTTTCCCTACTCCGGGGCGTTGTGCCATTGGAGAGCCGGGCGACACAGTGGTGCTGACGGGCTCGTTGTATTTGATCGGAGAAGTGCTGGAGCGTATCCAGGGCCGGGCGAAACTAGCTGGGAGCGGGCTGCAGGATAAGGTTTAG
- a CDS encoding DNA translocase FtsK, whose product MALPFSRKKSSLRLMKAGISRLVDTIEAMKESVAGADEEEEEIEYEWVEYEVDDNHVLEDDEVLAEDLVDSDEIDEDGADQTFEEDEDDALPDTIASEAEKEQAVMAAEAAELATWRTELDALLKDREERSAYFKTYLSDSEARFQRMLANTRAQLAGEDPRSREIAEEAAKVAAEDALAAEAAPEPEPIVQPVDLSEYQVPTIELLDKPNISSVTLVTPEALEAQKNALQDAIDSFAVDAHVYDALIGPRITQFRVQPGMGVRVESIVALQKNIALALATTNIRMQAPIPGEPFVGIEIGNSNSVPIALRTLLQSKAWRDCDYEIPLIMGLDIQGKPIITDLAKAPHLLIAGATGSGKSVCMSTLILSMLYKFKPDELELVLIDPKRVEFGLFRQVPHLIHSVVADAKPAVQVLKWVVAEMERRYEVLAEKQVRNIAGYNEKAAAEGFKKMPFTVVIIDELADLMMTSKGDAEGALARIAQLSRAVGIHTIVATQRPSVNVITGIIKANFPTRIAFQVSSNVDSRTILDCKGAESLLGRGDFLFNPPGIARLIRIQSPMVEDHEIIQVVEHISGQRLPEFRVDLSTVAPVDQGGTQMGIESIEGEDDEALLKKAMLTVAESQKASTSFLQRRLRIGYNRAALLMEELEDRMHVGPQNGSTPREVFITPEEVEWCKK is encoded by the coding sequence ATGGCTCTCCCTTTCTCCAGAAAAAAAAGCTCCCTCCGCCTGATGAAGGCGGGGATTAGTCGCTTGGTGGATACCATCGAGGCGATGAAGGAGAGCGTTGCGGGCGCTGACGAAGAGGAAGAAGAAATCGAATACGAGTGGGTGGAGTATGAGGTCGACGACAACCATGTGCTGGAAGACGACGAAGTCCTCGCTGAAGATCTGGTAGATTCTGACGAAATTGACGAAGACGGAGCTGACCAAACCTTCGAAGAAGATGAGGACGATGCCTTGCCTGACACCATCGCCAGCGAAGCGGAAAAAGAACAAGCGGTCATGGCGGCCGAAGCGGCTGAACTGGCCACCTGGCGCACGGAGCTCGACGCACTACTCAAAGACCGCGAAGAACGCAGCGCATATTTTAAAACCTACCTAAGCGATAGCGAAGCTCGCTTTCAGCGCATGCTCGCAAACACCCGTGCCCAACTGGCTGGCGAAGATCCACGCTCGCGTGAAATCGCCGAAGAAGCGGCTAAAGTGGCTGCCGAGGACGCGTTAGCCGCCGAAGCGGCGCCGGAACCGGAACCGATCGTACAACCGGTTGATCTTTCCGAATACCAGGTGCCGACCATTGAACTCTTGGACAAGCCGAATATTAGCTCGGTCACTTTGGTCACACCGGAAGCGCTGGAAGCTCAGAAAAATGCGCTACAAGATGCGATTGATAGCTTCGCTGTCGATGCTCACGTCTATGACGCCCTGATTGGCCCGCGCATTACTCAATTCCGCGTGCAGCCAGGCATGGGCGTGCGGGTTGAGTCGATCGTCGCCCTACAAAAGAATATCGCACTGGCTCTAGCCACCACCAATATCCGCATGCAAGCCCCCATCCCGGGCGAACCTTTTGTCGGCATCGAAATCGGTAATAGTAATTCCGTGCCGATCGCTCTGCGCACACTCCTACAGTCCAAGGCGTGGCGTGACTGCGACTACGAGATCCCTCTAATCATGGGCCTCGACATCCAGGGCAAGCCGATCATCACCGATCTAGCCAAAGCGCCCCACCTGCTAATCGCAGGGGCCACCGGTAGTGGTAAGTCGGTCTGTATGAGCACGCTGATCCTCAGTATGCTCTACAAATTCAAACCGGATGAATTAGAGCTGGTCTTGATCGATCCCAAGCGGGTGGAATTTGGCCTCTTCCGCCAAGTGCCGCACCTGATTCACTCCGTGGTGGCCGATGCCAAGCCCGCCGTGCAAGTGCTCAAGTGGGTGGTGGCCGAAATGGAACGCCGCTACGAAGTGCTGGCCGAAAAGCAGGTGCGTAATATTGCCGGTTATAATGAAAAAGCCGCAGCCGAAGGCTTTAAGAAGATGCCCTTTACGGTCGTGATTATCGACGAGTTGGCCGACCTGATGATGACTTCCAAGGGCGACGCCGAAGGCGCACTGGCTCGGATCGCTCAGCTCTCGCGCGCCGTCGGTATCCATACCATCGTGGCCACCCAGCGCCCGAGTGTGAACGTCATTACGGGTATCATTAAGGCCAATTTCCCCACACGCATCGCTTTCCAAGTCTCCTCCAATGTGGACTCGCGCACCATTCTGGACTGCAAGGGCGCCGAAAGCCTCTTAGGCCGTGGTGACTTCCTCTTCAATCCGCCGGGCATTGCGCGGCTGATTCGTATCCAAAGCCCGATGGTGGAAGATCATGAAATCATTCAAGTGGTGGAGCACATTTCGGGTCAACGCCTGCCGGAATTCCGCGTCGACCTCAGCACGGTCGCGCCGGTTGATCAAGGCGGCACCCAAATGGGCATCGAAAGTATCGAGGGCGAAGACGACGAAGCGCTCCTAAAGAAAGCCATGCTCACCGTGGCCGAAAGCCAAAAGGCCAGCACCAGCTTCCTACAACGTCGCCTGCGTATCGGCTACAACCGCGCCGCGCTCCTAATGGAAGAGCTGGAAGACCGCATGCATGTCGGCCCACAAAATGGCTCCACGCCGCGTGAGGTCTTTATCACCCCTGAGGAGGTCGAATGGTGCAAGAAATAG